Proteins encoded by one window of Haliotis asinina isolate JCU_RB_2024 chromosome 6, JCU_Hal_asi_v2, whole genome shotgun sequence:
- the LOC137286231 gene encoding oligodendrocyte transcription factor 2-like, which yields MSSAKVVAQSVDRFESSEDRSSDISDSIDVGFDETDMKTEKTDRSVYDQNITLEMLETRAENLTSRTSNNVNTSKSRVPEEIRLRINSRERERMHDLNSALDSLRQVMPYSHGPTVKKLSKMSTLLLARNYIVMLTRSLEEMRKLVQDLSMQRSTATIGIPPHFTPTVDPARHVLPSPYHHPHLTLPTAAFQAPGAPGFPCACPECQVKPHPHPQPHRQTKEGWKS from the coding sequence ATGTCTTCTGCTAAGGTTGTTGCTCAGTCGGTTGACAGGTTCGAATCCAGTGAAGATAGATCCAGTGATATCTCTGACTCCATAGACGTGGGGTTTGATGAAACAGATATGAAAACGGAAAAGACTGACAGATCGGTGTACGATCAGAATATCACTTTGGAGATGCTGGAAACGAGGGCGGAAAATTTGACGTCAAGAACGTCGAATAACGTAAACACTTCCAAGTCACGTGTTCCTGAGGAAATCCGACTCCGTATCAACAGCAGGGAACGTGAGCGGATGCACGACCTTAACTCCGCTTTAGACAGTCTCCGACAGGTAATGCCTTATTCGCACGGTCCCACGGTGAAAAAGTTGTCGAAGATGTCGACGTTGTTGCTCGCAAGGAACTACATCGTGATGTTGACGCGTTCACTGGAAGAGATGAGAAAACTCGTTCAAGACCTGTCTATGCAGAGAAGTACCGCAACCATCGGGATTCCTCCTCACTTTACCCCCACGGTGGACCCAGCCCGGCACGTGTTACCATCACCCTACCACCACCCACACCTTACTCTGCCTACAGCCGCCTTCCAGGCCCCGGGGGCCCCTGGATTCCCTTGTGCGTGTCCCGAGTGTCAAGTGAAGCCTCATCCTCATCCACAGCCCCATCGTCAGACCAAGGAGGGTTGGAAGTCGTGA